From Immundisolibacter sp.:
ATGTCGTTGTTGATGACGATTTTCTTGCTCCGGATGCCAAAGCCGTCGCCGCGTGGTGACAGCGCATACGCGTAGTGGCCGAAGAAGAAATCGACGCGCTTTTCGTCGTGCTTGAAGGCGTTGACCTGGAAATTGGCGGTCGCCAGCAGGCACTCGCCGTCCTGGCCCGCCAGGCGCACATTGCTGACCATATGCGTCGTGCGCGGCATGCGCAGCAGCGAGGACGACAAGCCGGAGCGGATTCGCCAGACGCGTTCGTCGAGCCGCGGCCGGCCATGCAGAAAAATCAGCGACAACTGGGCCTCGGGATCTTCGGTCAGCACGTCATCATCGTCCCAGGCTGGCACCCAGAACACGCAGTCCTCGTCGTACAGGGCCAGCCAGTCGTCCCAGCGGCGCTGGTCCAGACACGCGGCCTCCTCCAGCAGGCAGTCGGTCACCCGCGCCAGTAGTTGCACATCGATCGCCATGTCAGGCGACCTCGCGGGTTTGCCGGGCGTCCCGCTCCAGGCCGCGCGTGAGCATGCCCAGCCAATGCCGATACTCACCGTGATAGAGCGATTCGTCGGCCGCGTCGGGGGCGCTCACCCGCGCTCCGATGCCAATCTCCGCGGCCAGACTGTCCGGGCCGGCGACGCGCCGTGTCATGCCCCGATCGAAGTCCTGCCACTGCGCGTTACGCCCGTAGTAGCCGGACTGGCAGGCGTCGAACTCGGTCAGGTCGTCCGGCGTAGCCAGACCGCTGGCGCTGTAGAAATCCTCGTACTGACGCAGACGGCGGCTGCGCTGCTCCGCCGATTCGCCCTTCATGGCGATGCATTTGACGGTGACTTCGGTCTCGTCCTGCGACAGCGGTCGCCAGGAGCGCACCTGGGTCGATATGCCGTCGAACAGGATCAAGTTCGGGTAAATAAGCACCTGGCGCAGACGCGCCGCCATCCAGCGCGCCCGCGCCTCGCCGTGGCGCTCGACCAGGCTGTCGTACTGCATGCCGGCGGCCCGATCACGGTAATTGGCCACGTCAAACCAGATAACGACGTGGCCATTCCCAAGGTCGTAGTTGCCGCTGTTTGCTTCGGGGTTCAGCACGTCGATGGCTTTGACGTCATCCTCGCCCTGCGCCTCGACCACTTTCTTGCCGCGCAGCGCGGCCAGACGGAAGTAGGACGTGTGCACCGGGTCCACGTGATAGCCGTCGACGCCGTTTTCAGCCTGCATCTTCCAGTTGCCGTGATGGGTGTAGACCGACTGGCCTTGCAGGATTTCAAGGCCACTCGGCGACTGGTCGGCAAACAGGTCCAGAAAAATCGCCGCCCCGGCCAGATGTTCCTTCAGCGGCAACACGTCGGCGTTCAGGCTGGCGAAGATGAAGCCGCGATAGGACTCGACCTGCGGCACCGGCGTCAGGCCGTGCCCAGCCTTGTTGAAATGCGGCGGGTAGGCACCGCCGGCCTCGTTTTTTATGTCCAGCAGCGTCCCGTTATTGCTGAAAACCCAGCCGTGATAGGGGCAGGTCCACAGCTTGGCGTTGCCTTTGCGCTTGCGGCACACGTTGGCGCCGCGGTGGCTGCACGCGTTCACAAAGCCGCGCAGCCGACCGTCGCTGTCGCGGTTGATGATCACCGGCTGGCGACCCATCACCGTGGTCAGGTAATCGCCCGGATTGGGCAGCTCGCTGTCGTGCGCCACATAAATCCAGTTGCCTTCGTAGATGTGCTTCAGCTCGGCCTCGTAGATGTCGGGGTCGGTATAGATCGAGCGGTGAACCTTGAAGGTTTCACCGGGCTTGTCGACGATACGCCAACGAAGGTCTTCCGATCGCATGGGGTTGCTCCTGGCAGTTTGCGGCGGGCGACAGAAGCGCACCGCCGGGGGCGATATCCGGCAGTTGCATGGTGGCAGGGCGAAACGACCGGCTATTGACCGGCGTCAAGCGACCTTGGACCACCAGACCGTCCGGTCGGTAGGCCCGGCTTTACAAGTGTTTGGCAGCCAGCTAACGTGCCTGTTTCCGGTTTGTCTGGCCGCATTGCCGATCCCGGCTGCGTGCCAAATACGGTCAGGAGAGCTTGGCGGCAGGAGAATGACCGCGCGTCAGCGCGTGTATGTCATGTGCCGCTGGCGAGCTGGCCACGACCACATGTATCGAAAGGAGTCGTATGATGAATAAACCTTTAGATTACAAAGACTTGGCGCAGGTCGATCGCACCCACATCAGTCTGTACACCGACCCCTCGGTTTTGCAGGACGAGCTGGAGCGCATCTTTTACCGCTCATGGGTGTACGTGGCGCACGACAGCGAGCTACCCAACCCCGGCGACTACAAGGCCACGTTCATCGGCCTGGTGCCGGTCATCGTCAGCCGCGACATGGCCGGCAAGGTGCACGTGCTGGTCAATCGCTGCATGCACCGCGGCGCCACCGTGTGCGCCACCGAAAAGGGCAACGTCAAGAGCTTTATGTGCCCCTACCATGGCTGGGAGTACGGCCTGGACGGACAGCTCACCGCGGTGGCCATGCCGCGCGGCTACAACCCGGGTGAGATCGACAAGGACACGCTGAACCTGATCTCGGCAGTGCGGGTCGAGAGCTACCGCGGCATCATCTTTGCCAGCCTGCTGGCGGAACCAGACGTCTCGCTGACCGACAAGCTCAGCGGCGTAAAGGAATACATCGACCTGTACATGGACTTCTCGCCGGTGGGCGAAATCCTGGTTGGCAACAGCGGTGTGTCGAAGCACCTGTACAAGGGCAACTGGAAGATCCAGGTCGAGGGCAGCGTCGAGGGGTACCACGCGCCGGTCACGCACGCCACGGCGTTCGACGTGATGATTCGCAAGATGGGTTTCCCGGGCAATTACCAGGACCAGCCCCTGCACGGCATCGACGGCGGCCACGGCAACAACGTGCTGGAGGTGTACCGCATGCCAGATGAGGCAGTGCACAAGCGCTGGGGGCCGGAGTTTATCGACCTGCTGACCCAGGCGCATGGCCGCGAGCGGGCGATGGAAGTGCTGCGCACCCGTTTCAACATGGTGCTGTTCCCGAATTTCGCGATTCTGGAGTACCAGTTCCGCGTCATCCGGCCGATCGAGCCGGAACTGACCGAAGTGCGCCTGTACCACACCACCCTGAAGGGCGTGCCGGCGAAGTTCAACACCCGCCGCGTGCGCGAGCATGAGTTCTTTTACGGCCCGGCCTCGTTCGGCGGCCCGGACGATTACGCCGTGTTCGACCGCATGGGCGCCGGCTACCACGCGCAAATGGCACCGTGGGTGTACCTGAACCGGGGCTATTTGTCGGAAACCACGGACGATCACGGCCGCCGCGTCGGCGGTCATACACAGGAAACCCAGCAGCGGGCGCCGTATTACGAGTACCGGCGGCTGATGGCGCAGACAGGGAAATAAGCATGGATCGCGATGCAGTAGAAGCGTTTCTGATCGAGGAAGCGCGCCTGATAGACGAAAAGCGCTGGCGTGACTGGCAAAAGCTGTTCAGCAGCGACGCGCTGTACTGGATTCCGTCCAACCGCCTGGATGCCGACCCCCTGCAGCACGTGTCGTTCGTGTACGACGACATGGAACTGCTGAACGAGCGCCTGATCCGCCTGGAAAGCGAGTTCTGTTTTGCACAGGCGGTGCCGTCAAGCACCCTGCACCAGATCAGCAACATCGCCATTGCGCCCGGCGAGCAGGACGGCGAAATCGCCGTGCGCTCGAACCAGGTGATCTATGAGTTCAAGAACAACTCGCAGCGGCGCCTGGAGCCGCTCAATATCTTTCCGGCGTTTTGTGAACATATCCTGCGACGTGCCGATACAGACGTGTGGCAAATGCGCTACAAGAAGGTTGGCCTGCTCAACTGTGACGCCGAGATCACCAACCTGACTTTCCTGCTTTGAGCACAGCGCCGGATAAATCCTTCCAGGATTTCTCAGCGCACGCTGCGCCCGGGACAGGCCCGGACGCAGCTTCGCCGAATCGAGCCTTTCGGTGCTTGATTCGCGGCGGGCCGTCCCTGGCCCGCGCAAGACGCTGGACATTTCAGCGTCTTCTTAACAAGCCATGCTTATGAGGTCGCCATGAAAAACGAAGGCACGTTCAACATCGAAGCCGCGGACGGTTTTCCGTTCTCGCGCGACAGCAAGGACTTCAAGGCCGGCGTTGCGCTGATGCGCAAAGTGCTGGGGATGGAGGAAGCCAGCCAGATCGAATCGCTGATCGACAACCCCCTGTTCGGCAATGAGATCGGCTACCTGTTCTCCAAGACCTGGGGAGCGCTGTACGCGCGCGACAACCTGCCTTTACGCGACCGCGCCATGCTGCTGATGGGCAGCGATCTGGCGCTCGGGCGCGAGGGGCCGCTCAAGGACCATATGCGCGTCGCGTTGCACGCCGGCGTCAGTCCGCCGCAGATAATTGAGGCGCTGTTGCAGTCCATGTTCTACATTGGCGCTCCGGGCATGGTGCTCGGACTGAAAGTCGCCAGCGAGGTGCTGGCACCGCACATGGAAGCGATGAAGAACGCGCCCACTATTCCGCAACAGATAAAGGAGGGGACGATGATCAACGATCTTGGCGTACGACTTGGGCCCATCAACCACGTGGCGATGGCAGTGAAGGATTGGGAGAAAACCGCCCGCGGCTTCGGCAGCCTGATGGGCCTGAAGACCTGGCGCAAGATGGAAATCCCGTCCGCCATCATGGAAAAAGCCGAGTACTACGGCAAGCCGTGTGAGTTCGTATGGATTTCCGCCTTCGCCAAGCTGGGCGACACGCTGATCGAGCTGTGCCAACCGGTGTCCGGGCAAACCATATTTGGCGATTTCGTCAACGCCTATGGCGACGGCATGCAGCATGTCGGCGACCTGTCGCACCCGGATCCTCTGGAGCTGGTGCGCCGCTACACCAGCCAGGGCGTCAAGGTGGCCAACTACTGCAAGATCGCCGGCATTGCCGAACTGTTCTTCCTGGACACCCGCGAACAGCTCGGTGGCATGTTCCTGGAAGTGGTGGCACCGCCCACCTATGCGCAAATCGCCGGCATGGGCGAGGACGTCACCTTTACCTGAACGGGCACCCAGCACGCTGCCTTGGATAAACCCCTCAGGCCGGCTCGACCCGGCCTGATTTTTTTGTGAATGGCCAAGAGGAGATACCCCATGTCCCCAACCATCCCAGTCAGCCAATGGCAGTACACCACCGTGGTCGTGCGCGACTACCGGCAGGTGGTCTGCAACTTCGCGCGCTTCTTCGGCATCGACCGCTGGGAAGTAATTCGCGTCGACGGCAAATACCTCAGCAATTCAACGTTCGAGGGCAAGCCCGCGCAACACCGCTGGATCTCCGTTTACGGCCACAACGGTGAGCTTGGCATCGAGCTGATTCAGCCCGTCGACGGCCCCTCCAGCTACCAGGCCATGCTCGACG
This genomic window contains:
- a CDS encoding aromatic-ring-hydroxylating dioxygenase subunit beta, which encodes MAIDVQLLARVTDCLLEEAACLDQRRWDDWLALYDEDCVFWVPAWDDDDVLTEDPEAQLSLIFLHGRPRLDERVWRIRSGLSSSLLRMPRTTHMVSNVRLAGQDGECLLATANFQVNAFKHDEKRVDFFFGHYAYALSPRGDGFGIRSKKIVINNDIIPRQLDVFSV
- a CDS encoding Rieske 2Fe-2S domain-containing protein, giving the protein MRSEDLRWRIVDKPGETFKVHRSIYTDPDIYEAELKHIYEGNWIYVAHDSELPNPGDYLTTVMGRQPVIINRDSDGRLRGFVNACSHRGANVCRKRKGNAKLWTCPYHGWVFSNNGTLLDIKNEAGGAYPPHFNKAGHGLTPVPQVESYRGFIFASLNADVLPLKEHLAGAAIFLDLFADQSPSGLEILQGQSVYTHHGNWKMQAENGVDGYHVDPVHTSYFRLAALRGKKVVEAQGEDDVKAIDVLNPEANSGNYDLGNGHVVIWFDVANYRDRAAGMQYDSLVERHGEARARWMAARLRQVLIYPNLILFDGISTQVRSWRPLSQDETEVTVKCIAMKGESAEQRSRRLRQYEDFYSASGLATPDDLTEFDACQSGYYGRNAQWQDFDRGMTRRVAGPDSLAAEIGIGARVSAPDAADESLYHGEYRHWLGMLTRGLERDARQTREVA
- a CDS encoding Rieske 2Fe-2S domain-containing protein; this translates as MNKPLDYKDLAQVDRTHISLYTDPSVLQDELERIFYRSWVYVAHDSELPNPGDYKATFIGLVPVIVSRDMAGKVHVLVNRCMHRGATVCATEKGNVKSFMCPYHGWEYGLDGQLTAVAMPRGYNPGEIDKDTLNLISAVRVESYRGIIFASLLAEPDVSLTDKLSGVKEYIDLYMDFSPVGEILVGNSGVSKHLYKGNWKIQVEGSVEGYHAPVTHATAFDVMIRKMGFPGNYQDQPLHGIDGGHGNNVLEVYRMPDEAVHKRWGPEFIDLLTQAHGRERAMEVLRTRFNMVLFPNFAILEYQFRVIRPIEPELTEVRLYHTTLKGVPAKFNTRRVREHEFFYGPASFGGPDDYAVFDRMGAGYHAQMAPWVYLNRGYLSETTDDHGRRVGGHTQETQQRAPYYEYRRLMAQTGK
- a CDS encoding aromatic-ring-hydroxylating dioxygenase subunit beta, with product MDRDAVEAFLIEEARLIDEKRWRDWQKLFSSDALYWIPSNRLDADPLQHVSFVYDDMELLNERLIRLESEFCFAQAVPSSTLHQISNIAIAPGEQDGEIAVRSNQVIYEFKNNSQRRLEPLNIFPAFCEHILRRADTDVWQMRYKKVGLLNCDAEITNLTFLL
- a CDS encoding carboxymuconolactone decarboxylase family protein, whose product is MKNEGTFNIEAADGFPFSRDSKDFKAGVALMRKVLGMEEASQIESLIDNPLFGNEIGYLFSKTWGALYARDNLPLRDRAMLLMGSDLALGREGPLKDHMRVALHAGVSPPQIIEALLQSMFYIGAPGMVLGLKVASEVLAPHMEAMKNAPTIPQQIKEGTMINDLGVRLGPINHVAMAVKDWEKTARGFGSLMGLKTWRKMEIPSAIMEKAEYYGKPCEFVWISAFAKLGDTLIELCQPVSGQTIFGDFVNAYGDGMQHVGDLSHPDPLELVRRYTSQGVKVANYCKIAGIAELFFLDTREQLGGMFLEVVAPPTYAQIAGMGEDVTFT